The proteins below are encoded in one region of Equus przewalskii isolate Varuska chromosome 1, EquPr2, whole genome shotgun sequence:
- the SFRP5 gene encoding secreted frizzled-related protein 5 translates to MRAAAGVARAAALALLLGALHPAPARGEEYDYYGWQAEPLHGRSYSKPPQCLDIPADLPLCHTVGYKRMRLPNLLEHESLAEVKQQASSWLPLLAKRCHSDTQVFLCSLFAPVCLDRPIYPCRSLCEAVRAGCAPLMEAYGFPWPEMLHCHKFPLDNDLCIAVQFGHLPATAPPVTKICAQCEMEHSADGLMEQMCSSDFVVKMRIKEIKIENGERKLIGAQKKKKLLKPGPLKRKDTKRLVLHMKNGASCPCPQLDSLAGSFLVMGRKVDGQLLLMAVYRWDKKNKEMKFAVKFMFSYPCSLYYPFFYGAAEPH, encoded by the exons atgcgggcggcggcgggggtcGCACGGGCGGCTGCGCTGGCGCTGCTGCTGGGAGCGCTGCACCCGGCGCCGGCGCGCGGCGAGGAGTACGACTACTACGGCTGGCAGGCCGAGCCGCTGCACGGGCGCTCCTACTCCAAGCCGCCACAGTGCCTCGACATCCCCGCCGACCTGCCGCTCTGCCACACCGTGGGCTACAAGCGCATGCGGCTGCCCAACCTGCTGGAGCACGAGAGCCTGGCCGAGGTGAAGCAGCAGGCGAGCAGCTGGCTGCCGCTGCTGGCCAAGCGCTGCCACTCGGACACGCAGGTCTTCCTCTGCTCGCTCTTCGCGCCCGTCTGCCTCGACCGGCCCATCTACCCGTGCCGCTCGCTGTGCGAGGCCGTGCGCGCTGGCTGCGCGCCGCTCATGGAGGCCTACGGCTTCCCCTGGCCCGAGATGCTGCACTGCCACAAGTTCCCCCTGGACAACGACCTCTGCATCGCTGTGCAGTTCGGGCACCTGCCCGCCACCGCGCCTCCAG tGACCAAGATCTGCGCCCAGTGTGAGATGGAGCACAGCGCTGATGGCCTCATGGAGCAGATGTGCTCCAGCGACTTCG TGGTAAAAATGCGCATCAAGGAGATCAAGATAGAGAATGGGGAACGGAAGCTGATCGGagcccagaagaagaagaagctgcTCAAGCCGGGCCCCCTGAAGCGCAAGGACACCAAGAGGCTGGTGCTGCACATGAAGAACGGCGCCAGCTGCCCCTGCCCGCAGCTGGACAGCCTGGCCGGCAGCTTCCTGGTCATGGGCCGCAAAGTGGACGGACAGCTGCTGCTCATGGCTGTCTACCGCTGGGACAAGAAGAATAAGGAGATGAAGTTTGCAGTCAAATTCATGTTCTCCTACCCCTGCTCCCTCTACTACCCCTTCTTCTACGGGGCAGCTGAACCCCACTGA